A single Bacillus sp. HMF5848 DNA region contains:
- the rpmG gene encoding 50S ribosomal protein L33, producing MRVNITLACTESGDRNYITTKNKRNNPDRLELKKYCPRLKKVTVHRETK from the coding sequence ATGCGTGTAAATATAACGTTAGCTTGCACAGAAAGCGGCGATCGCAATTATATCACAACTAAAAACAAGCGTAACAACCCAGATCGCTTAGAGCTTAAAAAGTATTGTCCAAGATTAAAAAAAGTAACAGTTCACCGCGAAACAAAGTAA
- a CDS encoding DUF6115 domain-containing protein, which yields MYITMIALLSLAILLLILSFFTRNKYNELESQIEQVSLSTFQEVYKLKKKMKVLEEEILGDEDYTTNYRDDDFKINYQSNEDNKHLQQNTAHTDLQRVLHLHKQGYKYDQIAKLTSLGTEEVRLMLQSWGDTR from the coding sequence TTGTACATAACTATGATTGCACTTTTGTCCTTAGCTATTTTATTACTAATACTCTCATTCTTTACCCGAAATAAATACAATGAGCTAGAAAGTCAAATCGAGCAAGTGTCACTAAGTACATTTCAAGAAGTATATAAATTAAAAAAGAAAATGAAGGTACTAGAAGAAGAAATACTAGGCGACGAAGACTATACGACTAATTATCGTGATGATGACTTTAAAATTAATTATCAAAGCAATGAAGACAACAAGCACTTGCAGCAAAATACTGCACACACAGATCTTCAAAGAGTTCTTCATTTGCATAAACAAGGGTATAAATATGATCAAATCGCAAAGCTAACCTCACTAGGAACGGAAGAAGTACGTCTTATGCTTCAGTCCTGGGGTGATACGCGATGA